Genomic segment of Panicum virgatum strain AP13 chromosome 9N, P.virgatum_v5, whole genome shotgun sequence:
cgtctcgcaacgtacatcaaaactatgtaattagtttttttatttacctacatttaatactctatgtatggtcatttgttatatttaatgtttcgatgtgattttgatgtgatggaaaatttggattttATGGGGggtttttggatctaaacacacccctatATCGTCAGTCAGGCAAGTTACAGGAGACAGACGAGACAACTAGTCCTGGAGTCACAGAGCATAagtcatctcatctcatctccctcCGGAGAGGCTGGTCATCGTCCCGATActcatcgccgtcgccgtggacgACTCATGCGACGCCGACACGACGAACGAGTCGAACCCTTCGCTCCGCATGAGGGCGAGCATGCTGAAGCTCAGGTGCGCCGGCGTCAGCTCGGGGAAGACAAATGTCGCCGTCAAGGTACTGCATCACCTGCCGCATGCTCGGCCGCGCGACGGGCAGCGGGTGCGAGCAGAGCAGCCTGAGCTTGAGCGCCAGCGTCGCCTCGCCGGCGTCGTACTCCCCCTCGAGCCTCGCGTCGATGACCTCGGCGAGCGACTCCTTCTGCCAGTGGTCGAGCACCCAGTCCACCAGCATGAGCTGGGTGTCCGTCATGCTCTGCTCGACGGGCCTCTGCCCGCAGACCACCTCGAGGATGAACGCGCCGAAGGCGAACACGTCGGTGAGAGGGGACGCCTTCCCTGACCGTGCCAGCTCCGGGGCAAGGTACCCCATGGTGCCGACGACATGAGTCGTCTGGGGGTCAGCTCCGTGGTCGTACAACCTCGCGAGACCAAAGTGTCCTAGCCGTCCGTTCATCTCGCTGTCGAGAAGCACATTGCTCGCCTTGATGTCGCGGTGGATGACCACCTGCTCCCAATCTTCGTGGATGTAGAGCAACCCTGATGCCACGCCCTTGATGATCCTAAACCTCTGCACCCAATCCAACGTGGTCTTCTCCTCCTTGCCGTACAGGTACTTGTCGAGGATGCCGTTTGTGACGGAATCCTCAAATTAAAACTCTCAATTAAGTATAATGAAACTCTCAATTAAGTATAatgaccgtcatttgaacacgtTGGACGCATTaccttaatggtttaatttgacagtcctttctcagcccacgtcccgatcgaaacaacaccgatagtctcacacgaaggtgagcgcagatggtacaagcacgacaaataCTTAAAATATAGAAACATACACAAGACTCTGACATAAATTTTACAAATCAAGTTGTAATgcatacataatttacaaactttacatTACTGAAACGCAGATTCGAACAGAGGGAAAAAGCCTACAACTAACACAAGTGTACACCGAGGAGACCCCTAACTAAGcgtctggctccacaacctcccatccctcgGCGTCCCGGCAGATAAACCtaacgcagcagggacagaagtctacgtctgtgtgtcctgaaataatgtttcaacaaaacccctgagcaactaatactcagcaagacttacccgactatgggtatacatagccgaCGTAtatagacatgcaaagcttttggctggtggtttattttgcagaaaaacgtctaaaagtggatccttattttcaatattttcgctccaggttctatatagattaaccatgatctaatatttgcatagaccATCTAGAACAAACATGATAGAACattaatcaaaattcaaaatagaatcaacatatataatatattccATACCCCCATCTCatattactacgatgtgactcggtgatcatatccgagagcgactgacggcgaatcgacccgatttaaccttgcaaggtggacctaaccaacacggcacgtaatagccccgtcggaccacacgcaccaaccattcccctccccgcctcgaactacaggaatcAGACCaacgacatatagtcagccgagccctacgagagaccaccaaaagcaAATACGTACAACTcatttctccgcggccactcgaccaCCCTAGGAGTTGgttgcgggttcctgtactttcaaaGCAAAACAGTACTATGCTTACCgttttcgactacctcctactccctgcatgcggttagtatagttcaaacatgatcagcaggggcctcaacggtacggtccttaaccgacatagACGGACCTACActtttccccgcccggtctcaaatTCTGTTTTCCGTTTTCTTTCAAGATTAGTAACTCATATATGGAAACATAAAATAACATATATCTTGCGAGTAACttgaaattactcgacttctaccgaaccttaTTTAGCATAGCACATCTATCGTCGGACCTATACTAGTATAGAACTCATGGTAACTAAgggttatgcatctaaggttccatacaactcctatgactttaatgcacaagtaatagacatatatataattaataTTGCATATTTTGAAATAGGGGTTATGTACCGGAGCTTGCCTTCGGGCTTTTGCTCAGagctggggtcagacgggccttgggccgggttctcacacctctcctcctgggcttgatccggctgctcctgcggtgccgctAGCACCTCATACACGACTCCCTCGGCGACGGTTTCTACATGCACGCATATGAAATGATCGAGTGCAACACAAACTATACAATCACTAAACTTCGAAATGAAAtgtcctgcggactgtccgcgcccaaatGGCGGACCGTTCGCAGTACAATTCCGCAGACCCACCAGAACCAACTttgtctctggacaaacttcaaaactattgggcggactgtccgctcccaaATAGCGGACCATTCGCAGTTTAACTCCATAAAACCACCAGAGGCAACGacgcctctggacaaatttcaaactctacggcggaccgtccgaccCTCcttggcagaccgtccgcagttcactctgccaacccaccagagacgacaaagtttctggacaaaattctagactctacggtggactgtccgctctccaatagcggaccgtccgcagttcaaccctgCGAAACTAACCAAAGACAACATcttctctggacaaatttcgaactctacggcggactgtccgctctccaattcTGTGAAACCATCAGAGACAACAACAtctctggacaacttctaaCCTGACCTGTGGACTGTCCGGCTctcctaggcggaccgtccgcgattcctGTCTTTTgacaccgcgcgccgccaccagtgAGGTCGGCGCTGTAGCGCGGCGCGCCGCTACCACTGATGGTGACCCGACCGACGGCGAGGCTAGCACTACACCATCTACTGGACGAGACGCACATGGGCATGGGTGATGCACGCAAAAAAATCAAGCCAAACCTAGTCGGCGACGTGCAGCTCGTGGCGGTAAAAATGACCTCGTCGAGAACGTGCGTGGAAACAATGTGAACGAGGAGGAACGAGGGGAGCACAAGCATTAGCGGCTTACTTACCGTTGATTCAAGCTCTTGGACGAAAGAAATGGTGACCGGGCGATGGAGTTCCACGGTGAGGTCAAATTTGGGCGAAACTCCAACCGGCGGCCAGGGAATCCAGGattcccggcgaggtgggggTTGTGGCTATGGTTTGAGAGGTTGAGGAGGAAGCTAGGGAGGTGGTTAAGCTTTGGGtgcggtggatttgaaatccatggaGGGGAACTCGCGGATTCGGCCGGCGAACGGGAGGAGCTCACGCTCTGCTCATGGcgtcgggagggagagggagagtgaaacgagagagagagagagaacgagAGAGGAGCCCAGGGTGGGTGAAGGGGAGGCGCTCGCCTTCAATGCGGCGTACTGGGATGGCCGGGGAAGGCTCGATGGCCGTCACGGGGCGGCGACCGACAATCCTTGGTCACGGAGCAGGTGAAACAGAGCGTGTCGTGGATCTTCCGCCGCCCCAAGCGGACTGTCCGTGAggtagggtgttacaatccttccccctaaaagaaatctcgtcccaagATTTTGATGGCGATGCAAAAATTGAAACGAGCGAAATGTTAGGTACCTTGATAGGCTTGTAGCAACTCAGGACACTTGGATTGAACGAATTCTttcgtctcccaagtagcttcccgctcggagtgattgctccattgcactttaTACAAATCactggtttgattccgagtgaccctgtttttgtgatcaacaattttgattggatactctagatagacaagatcgggctccagttGCAACTTCTCTATGTCAATCACTTTTGCTGGAACATGAAGGCATTTCTGGAGTTGAGAGACATGAAATATATTATGAACGGCGGACAATTGGGCAGAAAGTTCCATGCTATATGCTACCGGCCCACACCGCtcaatgataggaaaaggcccaacatagcgaggggcgagctttcccttcacaccgaaccgttggacccctttcattggagatacccgcaaataAACATTATCTCCCACTTGCAATGAAATTGATTGatgtttcttgtccgcataacttTTCTGCCGAGATTGGGCTATCTTCAAATTCTCTTGTATGAACCGGATTTGTTCTTCCGCCTCACTGACCATATCAGCGCCGAATACATTCCTTTCaccggcttctgaccaattcaatggAGTTCTACACCTTCGCCCATATAGTGCCTCAAAAGGAGTCAttctgatgctttcttgataactgttattgtaagAAAATTCTGCTAGAGGTAGgcactcatcccatttcttgCTGTAAGAAAGTACAcaggctctaagcatatcctctagaatttgattgattcgctcagtttgaccatcagtctgaggatgataggctgaactgcgAATAAGCTGAGTACCCAGAGATGCATGTAACTATTCCCAGAAACGGGCAACAAACTGTGAGCCTCTGTCGGATATAATGGTTTTTGGAAtaccatgaagactcacaatccATGCAATGTATAACTCAGTGTATTGGTGGGACTTATACCCTGTCTTGACTGGAATAAAGTGCGCGGACTTAGTGAGGCGATCCActataacccaaatagagtcatatCCCTTTGACGTGGGAGGcaaaccaacaatgaagtccatactaatatcctcccacttccacgaCGGAATATCCAAAGGCTGCAACATGCCAGCAGGTCTGAGATGACTTGCTTTGACCCTTCGACAGATGTCGCACTCAGACACATATTTGGCGACCTCATGTTTCATCCTGGTCCACCAAAATCGCTGcctgagatcttgatacattttgttactacccgggtgaatggaatacctagagaggtgagcctcatcaagaatttatTTCCGGAGTTctaaatccttaggtaccaccaaccggttcttaaaccataaaacATCATCGCCATCTAAATGGAAGCATGCCACTCGAGGGTCATGTTCCCTAAGCCTTTGCCTAATCTTTTCCATGCCAATATTGTTTTTCTAAGCCGCAATAACTTGATCTCGAAGTGTTGGAGTGAGAGTAATGCTAGCAAGAGTACCTTCAGCTACAATAGCCaaattcatcttctccatttcttgacATAGAGTCTCATGCAACACCGTAGCTGAGATGCAGCTGCAACTCGCCTTGCGACTCAATGCATCGGCAACCACATTTGtcttgcccgggtgataatgatTTTCCATATTGTAGTCCTTAATTAACTCTAACCACCGCCTCTGACGCAAATTCAGCTCgctctgggtgaaaatatatttgagactcttgtggtctgaatATATATGAACCGGGttacccataagataatgccgCCAGATTTTCAATGCATGGACCACTGCTGCTAGCTCAAAGTCATGAGTAGCATAATTCTCCTCAAGCTGCCTGAGAGCTCGTGAAGCAAAAGCAATCATTCGctgatcttgcataaggacgcagccaTGTCCCATGCCTATGGCATCACATTAAATGTCAATGGCCGAGTAATATCGGCTAAACCAAAACAGGGATGAGGGCGCAgccaaaactcatacctgatgcatcacaataaacatcaaaagGCCGAGTAATGTCCGGCTGAGCCAAAACAGGGGCCAACGTCAATAACTTTCTCAAAGTCTGGAGAGCTTGTTTACATTTGTCgtcccaaacaaacttcacccctttcttaagcaattgtcatgggcctagcaattttggagaagtccggtacaaaccggtgataataacctgctagcccaagaaaactttGGATCTCTGGAACGGAGGTAGGAGCcttccaattcaggacatcctgaatcttactaggatcaacagaaattcCATCTTTGAAATGATATGGCCCAAAAATTGGACCTCCgtgagccagaaatcacatttactgaatttggcatatagcttgtgctcccgcaggcactgaagcacaatgcggagatgctctgcatgctcctcttcattcttggaatatataagaatgtcatcaatgaaaatcatgacaaacttatctagctcaggcatgaataccgagttcatgagatacatgaaatgagtagGGGCATTTGTTAGCCCAAAAGATATGACCAGATACTCATAAAGCCCATATCTGGTGGAGAAAGCTGTCTTAGGAATATCCTCAGCTTTAATCtttatctgatgataaccagagcgaaggtcaatttttgaaaataccttggccccgaatagctgatcaaatagaatatcaattctgggaaggggatatttgttcttgattgtgacggcattcaaaAGTCTATAGTACACATACAACCTAAgactttgatctttcttcttaacAAAGAGCGCCGGACAGCCCCAAGGCTAAGTGCTAGGACGAATATATCCCTTATCAAGCAATtcctgcaattgcttctttaaCTCAGCTAGTTCATTTGGTGGCATCCGATAAGGTCTTCTGGAGATCGGTGCCGtccccggttgcaattcaatggcaaactccACGTTATGATCCGGTGGCATACCgggtaaatcatctggaaatacattcGGGTATTCACATACCACTGGAATTTCTGCCAAACTTTTGCTCTCAGCGTGATTAACACTAGGGGGCAAAGATTCCGGGTCCCCAAGATGCAATTCCATAGacccatgagttggagaattgaTGTGCACAGAACCTGAGGAAGTGACCAAAAGAACTCTATGTGTctccatccagttcatgccAAGTATAATATCCACTCATTGAGTTGATAAGACTATGAGTGCCGTAGGAAAAATTTTTCCCTGCACCTGTAATGGCACTTGCTTAACAAATTGCTTGGTGGTTAAATTTCCGCCGGGTGAGTGAATTTGGTACAGTTTGGACATGACTTCAATCTTCAATCCCAGCATAATAGCACTCTCCTTGCTAATAAATGTGTGTGAAGCACCAGAGTCGAATAATATAGTAACGGGGCGATCGTTTACAGAAAACGTACCCGCCATTACTGGAGCTCCCTCGGGGATACCCtcaagggtggtgtagtgcacttgtCCCGGTTTGAAGTGAACCACTTTGTTCTTTTGATTCTGCTGACTGGACTGCTGGCCTTGCTTCGGCGGCATGGGGCAACTACGTGCAAAGTGTCCAagcttgtaacaccctaatttaaatttcagcttttaataataaatttaattggctttatttaattttctaaggtttattgtgttagactggcatttaatccaattttgtccctcaagtaattaaaattttatcataggtttacttttaatgatgcattcatgctggtgcatttgttttatttgtttgagtgttagagttgaattcaaattcaattttgaattcaaatagatttggttgagttagcttgaataggaaaagaaatagataagaaacccagcccaaacccaaaacaagaaaaccaaacccAATAGGAAGCCCAAACTCGGCCCAGCAGCCCGGCCCACTCACCTTTCTCCTTTTCCCATCCGCACCAGCCCAGCTTGGCCCAAGCGCCGCAGCGGCCCATACCGCGCCCCCGCTCCCACACGGCGCTCCGCCCAGGCCAACCCGCACGGCCCCCTCCCTCAGCCCGCGCGCGACGCCCCGCACCCCGGCCCACCTACCAGCGCCCACGCCTCACTGACTACGCTGGCCCGCAAGTCAGTtgtttccccttcctccgcccaCAAACCTCGCGCCTGCCCCTCTGTTCTGTTTCCGCCGCGGACGCCCGCTGCGCCGTGGACCACCCGGCCCTGCAGGACCCACTGGACAGTCTCCCGTGCGCGCTCAGCTTCCAGAAGCTTCCCCACCCGAGCCCGGGATCGCGCGAGATGGTTGCGCGATCCGTTTCCTCCgcgtcctgcgccgccgcgatctCCGGCGCGATTGCGCCGTGCGCGCACGCCCAGACCCTGGTCCCGGCTCTAATTGGCGCCCGCACCCCCTGCAACCCTCCCCTCGCCATaccgccgccacctctgcaACCCAGCGCCACGCCCGCACCCCAGCGCCACGCCCGCACCCTCTGCGCCGGAGCGCCATCGCGAcctccacgccggtgagtcttTGCGCCGCCACAATCCATCATCTCCGGTGACCTCTGGACCTCTCTGACCCTTCACCGGCTTCGCAGAGCGACCCCGAGGCTTCCCGTGGAGTCCGGAGGACCGGAGCACCGCCGCATCGACCATGCCCAcgaacgccgcccgcctccaccgccggtctTCGCCGCCGGATCCCCTGCACGACCCCCACGCTCGATTCGAGCCACGGTGAGAACCGTCGCcacctcctctccctttctAGCTAGGTTTCATAGCCGGTAGACCTCCCCCGAGGCCAGAACGCCCTGCGCCGGCGAgacctcgccgcgccgagctgcctccaccgtcgagctccacgctccagcCATCCCCATGCCCAGCTTTTGCCACCAGTGGCTTACGCATACAGCGTAGGTGCCTCCCGACCCAGCCCCCGTTCGAATCCACCCCGGGAAGACCGAGTTCGGTCTTCTccggtcgtgcgccgccgcgggagcgcgccgccggcgagtcccgccgccgcccgcgcttcCCTTTGCCTGTAGCCGCCCGATCCGAATCTtacggccacgattagatccaaaGGCCATCAAACCTGAGCcctcagatctcgatccaatggatcagatctgAAGATACCCTTTCGCCTGGCaaatttgctaaagagaccctaggTTTCTtctaaatcaacccgcggtccacagccattcaaaaataattacagtttaggcctgttttattcacttaggcccctggcttttctcagattagtacccgcagtccagactTGACGTTTTTGCGTGTTAGACCTCGGATCTTTCTGttatttacgtttaggccctcggttttagcagaaaagtccctggaaccctgtttttattacaaataagcccctagaccttgtttttagcGTAGATTATGCGTTCTAGCTCcgatttaggcgttctttatatccacgcgatcgttgtaacgcgtagaatagttttagactagtttagtgtgctgtttttatgtattgatgtactgtttcttagtttttgttagtgtttgcttgtatgcttattattgtgcattgttttggccatatgttcgtgagtagacgttgatccatctgaggagccccagtaccagtacccggagcagccgtcttccgagcactttgagtagcagcaggagcagtacgaggaaggcaagtataacatgaacaacctatcacttttaaatacaatttcataatgcattttaatactgtatgcctataaggacattcctagccactttatatgctttatatatcctttgggttgcattttgtttagttgtgctaggttgctgcgctataacacactcgggtcctttttaattaatttgattaatggtttacttgaacttaattctgagagtggccctctgtgcttcgtgcttgggtggctcacgtctcattaaaatatggtttttgtagaaacatggtttagggggccagcacggtgcttagtgcttggttggccactctccataaggaccggttcgtagagcgacaacctgggacaacagcgctaccacaaggctagaatgggatagacttggcttactaattaggtctttttggtttggagtaatttacctgcggggcaagagtagtaagcttcaatggtccctgctcctccggctggtctgtgcttggtttgcgcacctgtgcttgtacccccgtgaggtgggccccatcgtcgctgacctaactctcgcggttacgccttaccaacgagattctttgtaacagcctcgtagtgagtcgctagtcatctcacctaaggaagtgtgatgaacaactggcgtagctcacggcttgtgggtaaagatgtgcaacctctgcagagtgtaaaactggtatactagccgtgctcacggttatgagcggcccagatcctccttttgattagtggggttgtctccttccgacgagggaggtgcctctcggggtttccttggtggtttcgatttggttctcagtagttcttaattaaatttgattaattactatgtaactgggtttatggtaattcatcaatttGTAGtgaatagctttaataaaattttgccaagacttaaaagataatgcagttgagtcagccaatcttagagcctcatagtttgtgttatacttgttgagtacaagttgtgtactcactcttgcctcttctttactttttcctcttggctaagctactgctgctcagttcctgccgacacgagggagttcgctcagcgctaccaggactacgaggacttctaggcgttcgtctcccagtcgacgtccctgtggcgccctgctcagcttcggagagcttttatcgtttttgtacttcgcttccgctgtatcagacattttgtcattattgtaataaataacattcttATTTGCTTTAATATgtatttttacgtgatatgtgctatgatatactgttcattccgttgtatatacgtgtgacttgatcctggcacgtatatgattgctcggtttatgtccttttataaaccgggtgttacaaagcTGTCCGCAGTTGTAGCATGGGAACAAATTTGGGCGCACCCCCTGCTGCGGCACCTAAATCTTCTGCTCACTCTGCTGAGGAACAGGAGGCCTGGCAACCCCCTATGGCTATGGTTGATGAGGTGGCCGatatccccactgctgctgtggtggcctGAACACAGACTGGTGCTGGAAGGGGGCTCactgtgggcccgactgcaccagGTGAAACCTTTGGGGAGTGCTGCTGGAAGATCTGGTTGCCGGCGCCATTCTCTTCTTCTCTGTCTTATGAGCTAGGTGGGCGTCCTCTTGAATGATCGCCCCGTTGACCAGCTCACTGAAGGTGTCAAACTTGATCATCGCCAGGCGATCCTgaagcttgctgctaagcccctgccggAAACACgcctgtttcttctcatcagtatccacgTGATAACCGGCGTACTGTGACAGTATGTTGAAGGCCTGGGCATACTGCATCACATTGTTGTTACCCTGCTTCAGGGCTAAGAACTCTGTGAGCTTTCTGCGAATGACCCCTGCAGGGATATGATGTGCCTTGAATGCTTCTTTAAATTGCGCCCAGATGAACCGTGTACCTTCAGGGAACATGGCCACATGATTGTCCCACCATGTGCGTGCAGGGCCCCCAAACTGCTGGGCTTCAAATCCTGCCTTGTCTCCATCATTGTACGGGTGCAGggtgaacttggactcaatggtTCGGAGCCAACTGTCCGCTTCCAATGGCTCATTCGCTTTATGGAAAAACGGTGGCTGAGTACTCAGAAATTGCTCATATCCAAGGATAGGTGGCTGGTGGTGATGTTCGTGCCGTTGCGCTCTGCCCTGCTGCACAATCTCATGGAGGAGTGGCGTCTGCTCATCTCGCCCCGTTAGCATGGCTGCAATGGCTTGGGCCAAATCAGGAGGTGCTGGTGGCGCTCCGGCACCGTCGTTTGCCATTCTGCATTTAACCATGACAAGATTAGTTCCATCATCTAGATTAAATAAAACAATCCCGATAGTACTAATCCTTCTATTCATAGCACATTGCAGAATgtagagcttcaaaataattCGGGATGATGCTTGCAGGCGGGGCCAGGCGGTCCGACCGGCTCAgtcaatcggtctgaccggtctgccctAGTCCAGCTGAAAAATGTATGGCAGACTGTCCGGTGTactagggcggaccgtccgcattgAAGGAATTTTGGTTCACCGTACCGTCCGCTACCAtttagcggactgtccgcttcaCATTAAATCTACCCAACTCAGTTTCAGATGGTTCTGTGTGTTTTTCCTCAAcggccggcggaccgtccgcataccatgaccggaccgtccgcgagacTCGATCAAACTTCCAGACAGAGTCTGCCCGGTCTCGCCAACAACACTTTCGCAACGCTCCCGCCGCGCTTGTAAAATCGTACGACCCGAACTTTATCTACAAAGGTCGTTAAGACCTTAAACTCACACCCTCATCAACTCCTACGGGAAAAATCCCAAAATACAACAAAAATATGATGCATGCTCGCCCTACGCTAgagatttatttatattttttatttttggaaaaCCATGAAATTAGGCACGCCCATAACACCCTCGGTGCGTTTCAGCTAtaataccagctgtgacggaaccgccaaattaaaactctcaaTTAAGCATAAtagccgtcatttgaacacatcgggcgcattaacttaatggtttaatttgacagtcctttctcagcccacgtcccgatcgaaacaacaccgatagTCTCACGTGAAGTTGAGCGCatatggtacaagcacgacaaatacttgaaaatataggAATATACACAAGACTCTGccataagttttacaaaccaagttgtaatacatacataatttacaaactttacatTACTGAAACTCAGGTTCGAACAGAGGGAAAAGGCCTACAACTAACACAAGTGTACACCGATGAGTCCCCTAACTAAGcgtctggctccacaacctcctaTCCCTCGGCGTCTCGGTGGATAAACttaacgcagcagggacagaagtctacgtctgtgTATCCTGAAATAATGTTTCAACAAAacccctgagcaactaatactcagcaatacTTACctgactatgggtatacatagcccacgtATCtaaacatgcaaagcttttggctGGCGGTTTATTTTGTAGAAAAGCGTCTAaaagtggatccttattttcaatattttcgctccaggttctatatagattaaccatgatctaatatttgcatagaccATCTAGAACAAATATGGTAGAACATTAATCACAATTCAAAATAGAatcaacatatataatatattccATGTCCCATCTCatattactacgatgtgactcggtgatcaaggtgctcatatccgtgAGCGACTGActgcgaatcgatccgatttaaccttgcaaggtggacctaaccaacacggcacgtaatagccccgtcggaccacacgcaccaaccattcccctccccgcctcgaac
This window contains:
- the LOC120688643 gene encoding L-type lectin-domain containing receptor kinase SIT2-like, with product MARGGLQGVRAPIRAGTRVWACAHGAIAPEIAAAQDAEETDRATISRDPGLGWGSFWKLSAHGRLSSGSCRAGWSTAQRASAAETEQRGRREDSVTNGILDKYLYGKEEKTTLDWVQRFRIIKGVASGLLYIHEDWEQVVIHRDIKASNVLLDSEMNGRLGHFGLARLYDHGADPQTTHVVGTMGYLAPELARSGKASPLTDVFAFGAFILEVVCGQRPVEQSMTDTQLMLVDWVLDHWQKESLAEVIDARLEGEYDAGEATLALKLRLLCSHPLPVARPSMRQVMQYLDGDICLPRADAGAPELQHARPHAERRVRLVRRVGVA